The following proteins come from a genomic window of Lolium rigidum isolate FL_2022 chromosome 5, APGP_CSIRO_Lrig_0.1, whole genome shotgun sequence:
- the LOC124658280 gene encoding 40S ribosomal protein S5-like produces the protein MAVVEMPTQDVKLFNRWSFDGVQVTDISLNDYVAVNPTKNATYLPHTAGRYSAKRFRKAQCPIVERLTNSLMMHGRNNGKKLMAVRIVQHTMEIIHLLTDANPIQIIIDAIINSGPREDATRIGSAGAVRRQAVDISPLRRVNQAIYLLTTGARESAFRNIKTIAECLADELINAAKGSSNSYAIKKKDEIERVAKANR, from the exons atggcggttgtCGAGATGCCGACGCAGGATGTGAAGCTCTTCAACCGATGGTCCTTCGATGGCGTCCAG GTCACTGACATCTCTCTGAATGATTACGTTGCTGTCAATCCTACAAAGAATGCCACATACCTCCCCCACACTGCTGGAAGGTATTCGGCCAAGAGGTTCCGCAAGGCGCAGTGCCCAATTGTTGAGAGGCTGACCAACTCTCTGATGATGCATGGACGCAACAATGGCAAGAAGCTCATGGCAGTTCGCATCGTGCAGCACACTATGGAGATTATTCATCTCTTGACTGATGCTAACCCTATCCAAATTATCATTGATGCCATCATAAACAG TGGACCAAGAGAAGATGCAACCCGCATTGGATCTGCGGGAGCTGTCAGAAGGCAGGCTGTTGATATTTCTCCCCTGAGGCGTGTGAACCAAGCAATCTACCTTCTTACCACTGGTGCTAGGGAGAGTGCTTTCAGAAATATCAAGACCATTGCAGAATGCCTTGCAGATGAGCTTATTAACGCAGCTAAAGGTTCTTCCAACAG CTATGCAatcaagaagaaagatgagattgAGCGTGTCGCGAAGGCCAACCGTTAA
- the LOC124658279 gene encoding chaperone protein dnaJ A7A, chloroplastic-like, protein MLHPLHRLPAAPSRPAAHPHVSPAPSLRLRRVARTTPTTPVVCCSGFAGSLPVPNHGSEFEPRSRSIYGGRGSTVARVSPVSMDPGFLASKNGTRGRGKHLVSPSASLNHAPSPRFRHRRGSRFVVRAEADFYSVLGVSRNSSKSEIKSAYRKLARSFHPDVNKDPGAEQKFKDISNAYEVLSDDEKRAIYDKYGEAGLKGSGMGTGDYSNPFDLFESLFEGFGGMGGMGGGRAARNRPMQGDDESYNLVLNFKEAVFGVEKEIEITRLEGCNTCDGSGAKPGTKPTTCKTCGGQGQVVSSTRTPLGIFQQVSTCNTCGGTGEFATPCKTCGGDGRVRKTKRISLKVPAGVDSGSRLRVRSEGNAGRRGGPPGDLYVFIDVLSDSVLKRDGTNILYTCKVSYIDAILGTTVKVPTVDGVVDLKIPSGTQPGTTLVMSKKGVPLLGKSNARGDQLVRVQVEIPKRLSSDERKLIEELANLNKAEPANSRR, encoded by the exons ATGCTCCACCCACTGCACCGCCTCCCTGCCGCCCCCTCCCGTCCGGCCGCCCACCCGCACGTCTCCCCCGCCCCCTCCCTCCGTCTCCGCCGAGTGGCGAGGACCACGCCGACGACGCCCGTCGTATGCTGCTCCGGCTTCGCCGGTTCGCTGCCTGTGCCGAATCATGGGAGCGAATTCGAACCTCGATCCAGATCGATCTATGGGGGTCGGGGCTCCACGGTGGCCCGCGTTAGTCCCGTATCCATGGATCCGGGGTTCCTGGCATCCAAGAATGG TACCAGAGGCAGAGGTAAACACCTAGTGTCACCCAGTGCTAGCTTAAACCATGCGCCATCACCAAGGTTTCGCCATCGGAGGGGTTCACGATTTGTCGTTCGGGCTGAAGCG GATTTCTATTCTGTACTTGGCGTGTCAAGAAATTCTAGCAAATCCGAAATCAAGAGCG CCTATCGGAAACTTGCTAGGAGCTTTCACCCTGATGTGAACAA aGATCCTGGTGCTGAACAAAAGTTCAAGGATATCAGCAATGCTTATGAG GTTTTGTCTGATGATGAGAAGCGAGCAATCTATGACAAATATGGAGAAGCTGGTCTGAAGGGTTCTGGCATGGGAACAGGA GATTACTCAAACccatttgatctctttgagtcaTTATTCGAAGGGTTTGGTGGAATGGGTGGAATGGGCGGCGGCCGTGCTGCTCGTAACAGACCAATGCAAGGTGATGATGAGAGCTACAATCTGGTACTTAATTTCAAGGAAGCGGTGTTTGGCGTGGAGAAAGAAATTGAGATAACCAGACTGGAAGGCTGTAATACATGTGATGGAAGTGGCGCCAAGCCTGGCACAAAACCTACCACGTGTAAAACTTGTGGTGGTCAGGGCCAGGTAGTCTCCTCCACAAGAACACCTCTTGGAATATTCCAGCAGGTGTCCACCTGCAATACTTGTGGTGGCACTGGTGAGTTCGCCACCCCATGCAAAACCTGTGGGGGTGATGGCCGAGTGCGCAAGACAAAGAGGATCAGTCTGAAGGTCCCTGCTGGAGTCGATTCTGGAAGCAGGTTGAGGGTCCGTTCAGAGGGGAACGctggccggagaggaggcccgccTGGAGACCTTTACGTTTTTATTGATGTTCTCTCTGATTCTGTTCTCAAGCGAGATGGGACAAACATTCTCTACACATGCAAGGTTTCTTACATTGATGCAATTCTTGGGACAACCGTCAAGGTCCCCACTGTTGATGGGGTAGTTGACCTGAAGATCCCTTCCGGGACTCAGCCGGGCACAACTCTGGTAATGTCCAAGAAAGGTGTCCCACTTCTTGGGAAGTCCAATGCTCGCGGAGACCAGCTAGTACGTGTCCAGGTTGAGATTCCAAAGCGTCTAAGCAGCGACGAGAGGAAGCTGATTGAAGAGCTTGCAAACCTTAACAAGGCTGAACCGGCAAACAGCAGGAGATGA